The genomic segment TACGGTCAAGTTAGAGAACGATACGCTCAAAATCGTGTCTGGCAAAGGGAAGAAGTTATAAACGGTATCCGTGTCAAACCCGACTTTCTAACGCTAAATGAAGCAAAGGAAACGGTTTCCCCGAATGGTCGAGCTCCGATCTTCCGATCCGCACAAAGCCCAATTGCTTATAAAAGGTGTATGCATTTTCATTTTGCTCGTTGACATCGACCTCAAGATGGTTGCCTTTGATCGATCTGGCATGCTCGATGAGCCCGCTGCCTACACCTTTTCTATGGGATTCGGGATGAACGAATAACATCTCGATCTTTGTTCCGTCAAGCCCGATGAAGCCGGACGGTTCATTGTTATCGTTGAGCGCGATCCAAATTTCAACTTGATGCAGTGCTCCGCTTTGAAGCATATCGCGATAAAAGTTAATGTCCGCTTCCGTTAAGAACGTATGGGTAAGACGCACCGCTTCGTACCAGATATCGATCAACTTGTCATGGTAGGATTCTTGATAGGGGACAATTCGATTGCTCATGACTCCGCCTCCGTGTCGCACTCATATAACAGCTTGGTATTACTCGAATAAGTATACATAATTTAATCAAATCGTCCACCTCATATGCGAGCCGCAGCCTCCTTTGTCTTGCCGTCCGATTGCTATAATCGGCGTAAGCAGACGACAAGGAGGCTGATAGGCTATGAGCAATGCCGATACGCTGCGCCGGCAGTTCGCTTCCGCGAACCCTCCCCGCAGCCTGTACCCGCTCCTCTGGCTGCATGGAGATCCGCGGGAGACGGAGGAGACGCTGCGGCGAGAGATCCAAGCGATGGATGACGCCGGGTGCGGCGGGTTCGTCATTGAATCGCGCCCTCACCTCGATTACCTGGGCGATGGATGGTGGCGCGACGTCGGGATTTGCCTCGACGAAGCCCGCAGCCGCGGCATGGAAGTATGGATATTCGACGAAGAATATTATCCGTCAGGGATCGCGGGCGGTAAAGTGCTGACTAAGATGCCGGACTATCGCATGCTGGTGCTGGCCAAAGAGACGTTTCGGTGGACAGGCGGGCAAGCCCGTGAATGGGGAGCCGCATCGTTCGCCGATGACGCCGTGCTGAAGGTCGTCTGCGTGCGGGAAGACACAAGCGAACGGGTTGCGCTTGCCGATCTTCAGGCGCTGAACGCCTGGGCGGACAGCGAGGAGGCGGAAGGCACCGATGATGTGCGATGGACGATCCATACGATCGGCATCAAGCCCTCCTGGAGCGGCCGGATGTTCGAGAAGATGGTCGATTACCTGTGCCCCGAAGTGACGGACTGCTTCATCGAGCTGACATACGAGGCAACTAAATCGCGCTTTCCGGAATATTGGGGGACAACGATCAAAGGCTTCTTCGGCGACGAAACGAGCTTCGAAAATTTCGGCTCCTACGACGTGCTGTTCGGGGAAGAGACGCCGTGTTTCCCTTGGTCGCGCGTCCTTCTCCGGACATTCGCCGAGGCGAAGGGGTACGATCTTGTCGACTTCCTCGAGCTGCTATGGTTCGATTCGGGCGAGCAGACTGCCCGGGTGCGGGTCGACTTCATGGATCATCTGACGGCGTTGTTCGCGGAAAACTTCTTCGGCCGCATTCAACGCTGGTGCCATGCGAACGACGTCCGCTTCATCGGCCATATCGTCGAGGACAATCATGCGCACATGCATCACGGTTACGGCGTCGGCCATTTTTTCCGCGCAACGAAGCACTTCGATATGGGCGGCTATGACTTCGTGCTGCGGCAGTTCGATTCGGAGCAGAAGCGTTCTTCCTGCGAGGAGCATTTTCCGCAGTTCAAGCACTACAGGGACCTGCCGTATCCCGACTTTTTTCAATATACGTTGGCCAAGCTGGCGCAGTCGGCCGCACATCTTGAAGTCGGCACGAGCCTCGTCATGTGCGAAAACTTCGGCGCCTACGGCTGGGATCTCGGACTGCGCGAGATGAAGTGGATGACCGACTGGATGACGGCCAGAGGCACGAACTGGTACGTGCCGCACGCTTTTTCCCCGATATATCCAGACCCGGATTGTCCGCCTCACTTCTATGCCGGCGGCCATAACCCGCTATGGCCCTACTTCAGGCAATGGGGCGACTACGCGAACCGCTCCTGCCTCATGCTTCGGGAGGCGCAGCATGTCGCGGCGATCGCCGTGCTCTATCCGGCTGAAGCGCATTGGGCAGGCGACCGGGACATGTTGGACGGCGTATGCAAAGCCTTGATGCGAAGCCAGTACGACTTCGACATCCTGTCGATGGATCTGCTGGCGGACGAAGGGCGGTGCGCGATCGAGAGGGGCGAACTGCGCATCCGCGACGAGCGGTTCGCGACGATCGTGCTGCCGGGCATCCGTACGCTGCCGCCCCGGGTGCAAGACCGGCTGCAAGCATTCGCCCGCGCGGGCGGGCGAATCGTAGCCGTCGGCGAGGCGGCTGCTTGCGGCGGGGAAAACGTCGAGCTGCCGCAGCTGGCCTCTCAATTGTCGCGGACGCTGGCGCCCGGAATTGCGCCGGCCAGGCCTTTTCCGGAGCTGCGTTTCTGTCATTACCGGAAGGACGGGCTCGACATTTTCTTTCTGAATAACGAAAGCGTGGAGGAAACTTTCGAGGAGCTCGTTGAATTTCCGGCAGACGGCTGGCCCGAGCGCTGGTCGCCGATGGACGGCAGCATCGCGGCGCTGCCGCTGTTCGACCGGCCGGGAGGCCGGGTTCGCGCGCCGGTGCGGCTGGCGCCTTACGAGGCTTGCTTCATCGTCATCCGTCCGGATGAAGAGGGGCAGCCCGGCCACTTGACGACATCGGACGTACCGCCGGACAGCTGGCACCGGACCGAGCGCGAGGCGGACGGAAGCATAAGCGTCGTGCAGCCGGTCAAGTTGTTGTCCGTCGACGGATGGCGCGTTGCCGACATTCGCAGTCCCGTGCCGGATACTGCGATTCCTGCTGCGCAAGCGGTTCGCGGTCTCGGCAATTGGCACGCATACGCGGGGATGGAGACGTTCAGCGGCAGCGTCGTATACGAAGCTTCGGTCGACCTCGATACCCCGGAGCTCCTGCACGCACTGGATCTGGGCGAGGTCGGAGAGATCGCCGTCGTCGAGTTGAACGGGCACGAGCTGCCGCCGCGCATTTGCCCGCCTTATGTCTGGAGGCTGCCGCCTCTTCTGCTGAAGCCTCGCGACAATCGCTTCCGCGTGACCGTCACGAATACGCTCGGTCCGGCTTTCCCGGAAGACGGCTTCCGCAGGGACATACCGGCGCCGGCCGGATTGATCGGACCGGTTACGTTGACGGCCTGCGAGAAGAGACCATTTGGATCGGCGACAACATAACGACGCGAAGTAGTGGACCGGTCTTAAACTGCATATTCGGCAACGCTCGAGCCGCTGCTTCTCCCGCATGGGGGAGCGGCGGCTTGTTTGTTTTTAAGGCGCATAGCCGCGCCCGGGACTAATATGACGCAAGTTGTCATAGGGGGTGACAACATTGGATGACAATTCCAGTGACTTGTCTAGTCGGATGGATGCTTACGCGCGGAACGGGGCGGCCGCTATACTATGTCAAACAGTCAGGGTGAGGAGGCACGAAAATGTACAGAAAGCTGATCAAACGGTATATGCCGCTGCTGCTGGCAGCGGTGCTTGCCGTGCAGCCGCTCGTGCCGGCGGGCGCTGCGGAGACTGCGGCGGGGCCGGGGAGCATGGAAAGCGCGAGCGGCGGCGAAAGCGCAGGCAGCGGCGCTGCGGGATGGAGCGACCGCTTGCCCGCGTGGGCTACGACCGAGGTTGGGGAGCTGGCGGACGCGGGCGTTGTGAACGGCTATGAAGACGGAACCTTCCGGCCAGACCGGGCCGTGACCCGGGCGGAATTCACCGTGATGCTGAATCGGCTGCTGGCCCAGCTGCCGAAGAATGGGCTGGTCGAAGGCGATCAGTCGCAGGAAGCGATTTTTACCGATGTCAAGGATGAATGGTATGCGGAGGACGTGAACAAGGCGGCGCGTATGGGGCTGGTGCAGGGGGATGCGACCGGCGCCTTCCGGCCGCAGGCGCTTTTAAACCGCCAGGAGACGGCCGTCATGCTGGGACGGTTGACGGGCCGGAAGGCGGAACGAGCGGTCGAATTCACCGACAGCGGCCGGATTCCGGCCTGGGCGGCCCCGGCGATCTCGGCTCTTCATGAGGCCGGCATTGTTCAAGGCTATGAGGACGGCGCATTCCGCGGCGAGAAGAGCCTCACTCGCGCGGAAGCGGCGGTGGCGCTCCATCGCACCTTGAAGCTGCTGAAAGGTCCGGACAAGGCGGCTCCGCTGACTGTTGCAGTCAAGTCGGATGAAGGGCAGCCGCTGGCCCATGCGCTCGTTCGCGTTCACGCGAAGGGCAAGCGGGCTCAGCTCGCCTCGGGGCGGACGGATGCGCAAGGCAAATTTGTGCTGCCTGGAGAGTGGGAGAGCGGGTCGTACGATATCTATGCGACAAGCGACGGCGTCGCCGGCTTCCGAAGCGTGGATTGGATGCCAGGTACGACAGCCTATGAATTGGTTGCAAGAAAGGCAGCCGTGCTGGAAGGCAAGTTGACGGGAGACGACGGCAAAGCGGCGGCCGGCATCGTTCTGGCGTTTACGACGAATCCGACTTTTTATGCGATAACGAAGGCCGACGGTTCTTTCACCGCGTATGTCGAGCCGGAGCGCGTATACCGATTGTCTTATATCGCGGACGACAGCATCCGCGCGGCGGCTGCGAAGTCGGGGACGACCGAGCCGGAGCTGCTGCAGACCGAGCAGGCGAAGCAGGCGCTCGGTTTACTGGACAGTGAAGCGGCGAAGTCGGATGGCTGCAAATGCGTCCGTACGGAAGCGCCGGGAACATTCACAGCCCCCAAGGCCGGAGACAGGCTGGAGCTGGGCGTGCTTCGCCTTGACGGACGGGTGCCCAGTTCAGGCGGCGGTGGCGGAGGGGGCACGCAGCCGGACCTGACGCCGCCGGCTGTGCCGGGCGGACTGAAGGCGGAGCCCGGCGACGGGCTGATCGCGCTGGCGTGGACGGCGAATGCGGAGAGCGACTTGGCCGGCTACCGGATCTACGGGCGCGAGGAAGGGACCGAGGCGTGGACCATCCAGGCCGATGCGGGCGTGTCCGTGTCGTATACGGCGAAAGGGCTGACCAACGACCGGGCCTACGAATTCGCGGTAGCGGCCTACGACAAAAGCGGCAATGCGTCTGCGAAGTCGGAGCTTGTCCGGGCGAAGCCTAAAGCGGACGGTCCGCCGCCGGATGTAACACCGCCCGAGGTTCCGGGCGGCGTGAGGACGGAGGCGGGGGACGGGAAAGTCATGCTGACCTGGGATCCGAGCTCGGAGGACGATCAGGCCGGCTACCGGATCTACTGGCGCGTATCCGACGGAGCGGCCTGGAGCGAGTTCGACAAGCCCGGACGCGAGAGCGGTCATACGATCACCGGACTGACGAACGGCACGACGTACGATTTTGCCGTGAGCGCCTACGATGCGAGCGGCAACGAGTCGGCCAAATCCCAGACGAGGCGCGAGACGCCGCGGGGCGATCAGACGCCGGATCGGGAGCCTCCAGCCGTGCCGAGCGGGCTGAAGGCAGAGCCGGGCGTTCGGAAAATTGAGCTGAGCTGGACGGCCAACATCGAAGTCGATCTGGACAGCTATCGGATCTACAGCCGCGTGCAGGGAAGCCAGACCTGGAGCGGAGGCGTCGACGTCGGCCTGGAGACGACGTATACGGTGCTCGACGTCTGGCATGACCGGACGTACGAGTTCGCCATTGCGGCGTACGACACGAGCGGCAATATTTCTCACATGTCGGCGATCGTCAGCGCGACGCCGCTGAGCGAAGAGGAGCCGGACACGACGCCGCCGGCCGTGCCTGCCGGGCTGGCCGCCGTGGCTGGAGAAGGGCGGATCGCGCTGAACTGGACGGCGAACGAGGAAGACGATCTGGCCGGCTACCGGGTCTATGTCCGGGCGGCAGGGGCAAGCTCGTGGGGTGCAGCGCTTGAGGCCGGAATAGGCGCCTCTTACACGGCGACTGGCCTGACGGGCGGCATCGCCTATGAGCTGGCCGTATCGGCATACGACGAGAGCGACAACGAGTCGGCCAAGTCCGGCGCGGTGCAAGCAACGCCGACCGGCGGCGGAGGCAATCTGCCGCCCGATCCGGGCAGCGTAGCGTCGGAGCTGCCGGCCTCGGGCCAGGCGAGCTTCCAGGAGATGACGGACTTCCTGTACACAGGACCGAATCCGATTCAGACTGGCGTGCAGCCGGGCGCGATCGAAGCGGATCGCGCAGGCGTGCTGCGAGGGCGCGTGCTGGATTCGGCCCAGGCGCCGGTCGGCGGCGTACGCATCACGGTGCTGGATCATCCGGAGTGGGGGCAGACGCTGAGCCGAGCGGACGGGATGTTCGACCTGGCCGTGAACGGAGACGGGATCTGGACGCTGCAATACGAGAAGGACGGATACATGACCGTTCAGCGGAAAAAGCAGGCGACGCCGGGAGACTACGAACATCTGGAAGACGTCGTGCTGACGGCGTACGACAGCAAGGTGACGCAGGTGCAGCTGGAGGACAGCACGGAGCTCCAGGCAGCGCAAGGTACGCCGGTAACGGATGAGGACGGAACCCGCCAGTCGACGGTGCTGTTCCCCGCGGGGACGACGGCGACGATGAGGCTGCCGGACGGGACCGAGCAGCCGCTGACTAGCATCAGCTTCCGGTCCACGGAGTATACGGCAGGACCGGAGGGTCCGAAGGCGATGCCGGGCGAGCTGCCGCCGTACGTGGCGTATACGTATGCGGTGGAGTTGTCGGCGGACGAAGCGGTGCAGGCGGGAGCGACGGAGGTGACCTTCGACCGGGAAGTGTACCATTACCTGGACAACTTCATCGGCTTCCCGGTCGGGGAAGCGGTGCCGAATGCGTACTATGACCGGGAGAAAGGGCGTTGGATCGCGGCGCCGAACGGCAAGGTGATCAAGATCGTCTCGGTGAAGAACGGCTTGGCCGCAATCGATGCGGACGGAGACGGCGAAGCGGACGGCGAGGAGCAGCTGGCGAAGCTGGGCGTGACGGAGGAGGAGCTGCGCAAGCTCGCGGAGCTGTATGCACCGGGGAAAACGCTGTGGCGGGTGCCGATCACGCACTTCACGCCTTATGACCACAACTGGCCGTACGGACCTCCGGGAGACGCCGAATCGCCGCCGGATCGGGAGCCCTGGGAGAAGCGGAAGAAGGAAGACGATCCGTGCAAGAAGAAAGGCTCGATCATCGGCTGTCAGAACCAGACGTTGGGGCAGCAGATCCCGATCGCAGGAACGCCGTACATGCTGAACTACATGAGCGAGCGGGAGGAAGGCTACAAGGCGAAGTCGACGCTGGAAATTCCGGTGAGCGACGGCAAGCCGCTGCCGGCTTCTCTGCGGAGGATGAACGTGAGCATCCAGATCGGCGGCAAGCTGTACCGTGCGAGCTTCGCTCCGTCTCCGAACAAGACTTATACGTTCGAGTGGGACGGCAAGGATGCTTACGGTCGCGAGCTGACAGGCTCCCATCCTTACACGGTCCGCGTCGATTATGTGTATAAGGCTCAGTATTATCCGACAAACGGCGAATTCGAGCGCAGCTTCGGCCGGATCTCGGCTGCACCTTCCTCCGTATTCTCGGGAATGCGGGACACCTCCGAGGTCAGCGTAGGCCAGGAATGGCACGGAGCGCTGGAGAGCCCGCGCAACCCGTACGCGGAAGCCGGCGTTGCAGGCTGGAGCCTTGATCCGCATCATATTTACGATGACGGCTCGAAGAGACTGCTGCTGGGAGACGGCACGACACAGACTAAAACCAAGTCGCTGCGGGGCGAAGTGGACTTCTCGTTCCAAGGGTATACCATCGACTACGGTACGATGACAACCGGCATGGACGGGTGGATTTATTATTCAGCAGTCAACTTCTTCAATCGGAGCAGAGCGATTTTAGGACTCGATCCGAGCGGAAAAGTCGTTAAGGTGGCGGAGGTTCCGCTGTCCAACGGGAGCGTCATCGCGGTTGACGCGCAAGGGACGATCTATAGCTACGATACCGACAAAAACCAGCTGCTTCGCAAAACGAAGAGACAGACCGATTGGGAGGTTATTGCAGGCACGGGCAGAAGAGGCCCTACAACGCCGCTGCCTGATGGAGCGGAGGCCACGAGCGTAGCGCTGGCAGGCATCGTCGAGTTGGCTGCAAGTCCGGACGGTTCCGTCTACTTCACGTCCTACCCGACTCGGCCGGGCGATCAAAACTTGGTTCCGTACCGAACCACCCTGTACAAGATCGGTCCGGACGGCATCCTCCAGACGCTTGGAGATCATATGGCTAAAGGCAAGGACAGCGGTCCCGGCGACAAGGCGGGAATCGGCGCGGTGGAGCAGATCAGGATAGGAAGCGACGGCTCTCTTTATATGACCGATACGACTGGGGGGACGATATATCCCGACAGCCGCGCCTTCACGCGGATCCGCAAGCTAAGCCCGGACGGCACCTTGTCCCGGGTGGCGGGCGTGCTGCTCGATGAGCCTGGGAGCAGGCCGGCCGCTCATGGCATGAAGGCGACGGAAGCCGAGTTTTTCTTCCTTTCGAGTTACTATGTCGGCGGACTAAGTAGGCTTTTCCTGGACGCGCAGGACCGGCTTTATTTCAGAGCCGGAGGCAGGGACGTTTACCGGGTTGCGCAGGACGGACTTCTGGAGAAGCTGGAGACTCCGTCATGGGTCATGGACCAGGCGACGCAGAAGTTTAACCTGACGGCGGTTACCGCCGACGGCGGACGTATTGTCGTAACGGAGAGTGATCGGGTCCGCTATTTTCTGGTGAAAGAGGCTGATAGCCTGCTTGAGACGCCCGACGAAGGTGGTCAGGTCGTCTATGCGTTCAAGGGCGGGGACCAAACGCATGCGCAGACGACGGACGCCTTGACAGATGCGGTGTTGACCAAGCTGGGTTATGACGAAGAAGGCCGTCTGATACGAATTACCGACCGAAGCGGCAATGAGATGTCGATCGAACGGGATAGCGCAGGCAAGCCGTTGGCGATTATCGGAGCCGGCGGACAGCGGACGGAGCTGACGACGGATGAGCAGGGACGTTTGGTTGCGGTGACAAGCCCGGCCGGAGAAACGTATCGGATGACGTACGATGCCGGCGGACTGCTGCAAACGTTCGTCGATCCGCTGGAGCAGACCAGCAGCTACGCTTATGACGAAGACGGACTGCTGATTCGCGCCGAGAACGGGGCGGGAGGCGTGCAGACGCTGAACCGCGCGGATACGGCCGACGGGACGACCGTCACCTATACAGATGCGGAGGGACGTTCGACCGTATACGAGACGAAAAGGATCGAAGGCGGCTTGCAGCGGACGACGACCGGTCCGGACGGCACGCGTCTGGTCGCTACGGTGCGGCCGGGCAGCGAACGGATCGAGCTTCCGGACGGAAGCGTCATGACGAAGACGATGACGGGCGATCCGCGCTGGGACATGGACGTGCCGGTCATGAAGGAGGCGACGCTGACGCAGCCTGACGGCAAGAAGGCGATCTTCAACGAATCGCGCGCGGTGGCGTTTAATGAGGACGGGAGCTTGAAATCGTTGACGTATACGAACAAAACGGGGACTTCCGTAACCGAGTCTAAATACGAAGCGGCGACCCGGCAATTGACCGAGAATGGGCCTGACGGGTTGAAGCAGGTTTTCACCTACGATGAATACGGTCGGGTCGTACAGGTGGAATACCCAGGGCAGCAGCTTGCACCGATCGTATACACGTACGACGAGAAAGGACGGCTCGCCCAGTCAACGCAAGGGGAACAGCTCGCCAAGTACACGTACGACGAACGGAACCGGCTCACCGCATTGACGGATGCGGCCGGCCGGAAAAGATCGTTCGCTTATGACGAAGCCGACCGGTTGATCTCCTCCACGACGCCGGGCGGCAAAGTATACGGCAGCTCGTACGACGAGCTGGGGCAGCTGACTGGTCTGACGATGCCGGACGGCACGACATACCAGCAAAGCTACAATGAGCTGGGCCAGTTTGACGGATTAGCGTCCGCGGAAGGGCCGGACTGGATCAGCCTGGCGCATGGCGCCGGCGGCAAGTTGGAGCGGTCGACGCTGCGCGGCGGCCGTCAGATCGACTATGTCTACGATACGGCAGGCGGCAAGCGGATTACCGGCATGAACGATGCGGATATCCTGCGCACGTTCGAATATGCGGACCATACGGACCGGGCGAAAAAGCTGGAAAGTGTCGGCCAAGCCCCCGGATCGCTGCCGCAAACCAACGAGTTCGCGTATGTCGGCGATCTGGTGAGCAAGCAGACGATCACGGGCAAGGCCAAAGGCGTTTACGATTATTCCTACGACGTATTGGCCCATTTGACAAAGATCCAGACTTCCGTCACCAGGATGGTCTATGGCGTGTCGCAGACGGCTAACGTGACAACCGATATGCGCAGGGATGACATGGGCCGGCTGGTCAAGTACGGACCGTTCACGTTCGACCGAACCGGACCGAACGGAAGCGTGGCGGGGATGAATGACGGCAAGCTGCAGGTGACGCAGACCTACGACGAGCTGGGCCGGCAGAAGGAGCGTATTTATACGCTTGGCGGCCTTGAAGTCTACCGGATCAAGCCTGAATACGATCTGAGCGGCAGCGTCGCGAGCTTGACGGTGACTACACCGGAAGGCACGGAGACTACCGTCTATATGTTCGACCTGGATGGGCAGCTGACGAACGTGCAGCGCAGCGGTCCTGAAGGCGCGACGTCGGAAGCGTACGAATACGATGCGAACAAAAACCGAATCGTCCGCGAAGTAACGGGTTCGGAACGGATGACGAGCAGCTACGGGCAGCATGACGTACTGATGGCTGTGGGCGGTACGGCGTACAGCTTCGACGAAGACGGCTATCTTCGACAGCGCGGCGCGGACACGTTCAAGTATGGCGCCCGCGGGGAGCTGCTGACAGCGTCAGTAAGCGGCGTGACGTACAACTATGCGTACGACGCGCTGGGCAGACAAACGTACCGCGAGGACGGAGCCGGGCATTCGATCCAGTATTTTTACGGAGACCCGACATCGCTGCAGCTGGTAACGAGCACGGTCAACGAAAACGGGGAGCTGACGAATTACCTGTACGACCAGGACGGCCTGCTGCTCGGGCTGGAGCGGGGCAACGTCCGTTATTATGTGATTACGGACGGCGTAGGGACGCCGCAGCAGGTGCTGGACGGTCAAGGGAAGGTCGTCAAGCGGCTAAAGTATGACAGTTACGGCGGCTTGCTGTCTGATTCGAATCCAGGGTTCGCGCTGGCGATCGGATATGCGGGCGGACTGGAGGACCGGGGTACGGGACTGGTGAGGTTCGGGACGCGGGACCTGGATACGCTGTCGGGCCGCTGGACGGCGCGCGATCCGATTCTGTTCGAGAGCGGCCAGGCGAATCTGTATGCCTACGTCAATAACAATCCGGTGCAGTACCGCGATCCGTGCGGGACGATGTGCATCGGGGCGACCGCCTATGACGGAATCGGCGGGGGCGGGCGCGTCTGCTTTAACAACGAAGGTTTCTCCTCCTGTCTGGAGGCGGGCTTTGGCGTCGGGGGCGGCCTGGATATTGCGCCGCTCGAGGGCTTGACCGCGGACGGGTTGTCGGTCGAAGCGACTGCCAAAATCGTCAAAGGCCCGCTGGCTCTGACGGTCGGCGTCAAGCTGAAGGATCGATGGGAAGGCGGGTGCCTGGAAGTCGAGCCGATCGGAAAATTCGAAGCGGGCCCGTTCAAGACCGACCTGTTCAGTCCGATAGATAAGTTTTCGGTGAAAGGAAAGGAAGAGAATTTGGGCAAAAATATTCTCGATCTTTTCACGCCGAGTAAACCCGAGCTGGCCCTGAAGGCCAAAGGCTGCAAGTCTTTTAAGTGGTAAGCCGGTTCAATCGTACCCTGCCGGCATAGCCGGCGCGAGCCGCTTCTCATCCCTGAATGGGGAGAGGAGCGGCTTTGCCGTTGCGGAAACTTTTTCTTTTTACGTCTGCCGGGCCCTGTTCCGCCTCGCGAGCATCAAAGCCAGCGGCAGGATGAGTGCGCTGGCGGCGGCCAGCACATACAGGCTGACGTTAAACGCGTCGGGATAAGCGGAGGTCGCTCCGGTTCGGGCGTCAAGCGCGCTCAGCCATACGATGCCGATCAGGGCGATGCCGATCGTTTGGGCGATTTGAATGCTCGTGGTCATGACGCCCGATGCGGAGCCGATGTCAGTCGTGCGGATTTTCGCCAATACGATATTCGTCAGCGGAGCGGCGACGAAGCCTTGACCGATGCCGAGCACGGCCAGCGCGGGGATCCATATGCCGATGTTGGAGGAAAGCCCGGTCGTCTGGACCGCCCAGGCCAGCAGTAGATAGCCTGCCGTCGTCAGAACGGAGCCGACGGTCAGCACGTGGGTGCCAAGCTTCGCGGCGACGCGGGAAGAGAACAGAGAGGCGAGGAAGTAGCCCATCCCCATCGCGCCGATGACAAGGCCTGCCTGCAGCGCCGAGAAATGAAGTCCGAGCTGAAGCATGTAGGCGGCGACAAGGAAAAAGGCGCCCATCGACGACATGAGCAGCAGCACGACGAGAATGCCGAACGTGAACACTTGATGTCTAAACAGATCGACATTCATAAAGGGGAGCCGTCCGCGTCGCGACAGCCGCCGCTCGTACCAGGCGAACAGCGTCAGCACGGGGGCCGACAAAATCAAGCTGACGATCAGTGCGGCGGGCCAGCCTTGGCGCTGTCCCTGCACAAGCGGATAGACGAGCATCAGCAAGCCGGCCGCGGCGAGCGCGGCTCCGAACCAATCCAGTCCAGCGCGGTCCGGCGAGCTGGATTCCGGAATAAACGGAATCATTATCAGGATGAGAGCCCCAAGGAGGAAGATGATCAGAAATACCGCTCTCCATTCCAGGTCCCACAGATCCATGCGCAGGAGCAGCCCGCCGATAATCTGTCCGGCCGTCGCCGCTATTCCTTGCGTAGCTCCGTACATGCCGAATATCGCGCCTCGGCGTTCCGAAGGATAATTGGCCTGAATCAAGGATAAAATTTGCGGCATAAACAGAGCGGCCCCGACGCCTTGCAAGACGCGCCAGGCAATGAGCACAGACACATGGGAAGCGATGCCGCATAACAGAGAGGCGATCGTAAATAAAGCCACGCCGATGAACAGCATTCTCCGGCGTCCGAACCGGTCGCCCAGCCGGGCGCCCATAATGAGCAGCACGGCGAAGGTGAGCGTATACCCGGTAAGCATGAATTGGATGTCCGCGAACCCGGCCCCGAGTCCCTTCTGAATGGAAGGCGTCGCCACGTTCACGATGAACACGTTCGACACGGCCATGAATACCGGCAGCAGCAGCGCCGGCAGCATCAGACGCGATCTGCGTTTTTTTCCTTCGGATGCAGGCTCGAAAGGCCGCACCGACGGGGCAGACGCGTCCAGCGCGTCCGCAAGTGTGTTAGGCATAGACAAGTTCCCCTTTCGCACAGCTCGCTTGATTGACAGAAGGCGAGAGGCGTACCTATAATGGATGAGACAGGTCTGTCTCTTCACGACGAAATGATACAGACAGATCTGTCTCATGTCAATGCATCTTTTTTGACGAATTTTAAGGAGGGGTCGCGGATGAAAA from the Cohnella hashimotonis genome contains:
- a CDS encoding glycosyl hydrolase; translated protein: MSNADTLRRQFASANPPRSLYPLLWLHGDPRETEETLRREIQAMDDAGCGGFVIESRPHLDYLGDGWWRDVGICLDEARSRGMEVWIFDEEYYPSGIAGGKVLTKMPDYRMLVLAKETFRWTGGQAREWGAASFADDAVLKVVCVREDTSERVALADLQALNAWADSEEAEGTDDVRWTIHTIGIKPSWSGRMFEKMVDYLCPEVTDCFIELTYEATKSRFPEYWGTTIKGFFGDETSFENFGSYDVLFGEETPCFPWSRVLLRTFAEAKGYDLVDFLELLWFDSGEQTARVRVDFMDHLTALFAENFFGRIQRWCHANDVRFIGHIVEDNHAHMHHGYGVGHFFRATKHFDMGGYDFVLRQFDSEQKRSSCEEHFPQFKHYRDLPYPDFFQYTLAKLAQSAAHLEVGTSLVMCENFGAYGWDLGLREMKWMTDWMTARGTNWYVPHAFSPIYPDPDCPPHFYAGGHNPLWPYFRQWGDYANRSCLMLREAQHVAAIAVLYPAEAHWAGDRDMLDGVCKALMRSQYDFDILSMDLLADEGRCAIERGELRIRDERFATIVLPGIRTLPPRVQDRLQAFARAGGRIVAVGEAAACGGENVELPQLASQLSRTLAPGIAPARPFPELRFCHYRKDGLDIFFLNNESVEETFEELVEFPADGWPERWSPMDGSIAALPLFDRPGGRVRAPVRLAPYEACFIVIRPDEEGQPGHLTTSDVPPDSWHRTEREADGSISVVQPVKLLSVDGWRVADIRSPVPDTAIPAAQAVRGLGNWHAYAGMETFSGSVVYEASVDLDTPELLHALDLGEVGEIAVVELNGHELPPRICPPYVWRLPPLLLKPRDNRFRVTVTNTLGPAFPEDGFRRDIPAPAGLIGPVTLTACEKRPFGSATT
- a CDS encoding GNAT family N-acetyltransferase, whose product is MSNRIVPYQESYHDKLIDIWYEAVRLTHTFLTEADINFYRDMLQSGALHQVEIWIALNDNNEPSGFIGLDGTKIEMLFVHPESHRKGVGSGLIEHARSIKGNHLEVDVNEQNENAYTFYKQLGFVRIGRSELDHSGKPFPLLHLALESRV